A stretch of the Sulfurimonas sp. HSL-1656 genome encodes the following:
- a CDS encoding zinc ribbon domain-containing protein YjdM: MEQLPKCPQCGSEYTYEDGDLYVCPECAHEWSKDAAAASEEAFVVRDANGNILQDGDTVTVIKDLKVKGASSDIKVGTKVKNIKLNPDSDHNIDCKIPGVGAMGLKSEFVKKV; this comes from the coding sequence ATGGAACAATTGCCGAAATGCCCCCAGTGCGGCAGCGAATACACCTATGAGGACGGCGATCTTTACGTCTGCCCGGAGTGTGCCCATGAGTGGTCGAAAGATGCCGCTGCAGCATCTGAAGAGGCGTTTGTCGTTCGCGATGCCAATGGCAACATTCTGCAAGACGGCGATACCGTCACGGTGATCAAAGACCTGAAGGTCAAAGGCGCTTCTTCCGACATCAAAGTCGGTACCAAGGTCAAGAACATCAAGCTGAACCCTGACAGTGACCATAACATCGACTGCAAGATCCCCGGTGTCGGCGCGATGGGGCTCAAATCCGAGTTCGTTAAAAAAGTCTGA
- a CDS encoding transglutaminase domain-containing protein yields the protein MIKKFRQTFFTLLRVLILLYVPLFFITALKQRHDEAALPVPPAPKTVTAPEETPPLHRPGPRAGEMQLLSLPVKQSARIPAWLDRPANKSRGKGSGSQSIDQKPVAYFAYGRDLKAYYANGFFTHFVPFTVDSKWSAMHHVSRHMRYMRDEQQFKGFTEIWLSSEEAYLSGRGDCEDHAILLADWLSGMGYDARVVFGTYKNEGHAWVVVFEAGSTYLLEATDKRPKRSFPLAATLPNYHPKGMFNDRFIWYNYGSPLTTAYTGDQWIRTARFRPVEER from the coding sequence ATGATCAAAAAATTCCGGCAGACCTTTTTCACCCTGCTTCGGGTCCTTATCCTGCTCTATGTCCCCCTCTTCTTCATCACGGCGCTGAAACAGCGGCACGACGAAGCAGCCCTGCCGGTTCCGCCGGCGCCGAAAACCGTCACCGCCCCGGAAGAGACGCCTCCCCTCCACCGTCCGGGGCCCAGGGCGGGTGAAATGCAGCTGCTCTCGCTTCCGGTCAAACAGAGCGCCCGGATCCCGGCATGGCTGGACCGGCCGGCCAACAAGTCACGCGGCAAAGGGTCCGGTTCCCAGAGTATCGACCAGAAGCCCGTCGCCTACTTCGCCTACGGACGCGATCTCAAAGCCTACTATGCCAACGGGTTTTTCACACACTTCGTCCCGTTCACGGTCGATTCGAAATGGAGTGCGATGCACCATGTATCAAGGCATATGCGCTACATGCGCGACGAACAGCAATTCAAGGGCTTCACCGAAATCTGGCTCAGCTCCGAAGAGGCCTACCTCAGCGGCCGTGGCGACTGCGAAGACCATGCCATTTTGCTCGCCGACTGGCTTAGCGGTATGGGTTATGATGCCCGTGTTGTTTTCGGGACGTACAAAAACGAGGGGCACGCCTGGGTCGTCGTCTTTGAAGCGGGGAGCACCTACCTGCTTGAGGCGACGGACAAGCGGCCCAAACGCAGCTTTCCCCTCGCCGCCACCCTTCCGAACTACCACCCTAAAGGGATGTTCAACGACCGCTTCATCTGGTACAACTACGGTTCGCCGCTGACGACGGCATACACTGGGGACCAATGGATCAGAACGGCGCGCTTCCGCCCGGTTGAAGAACGATAG
- a CDS encoding DUF350 domain-containing protein gives MPESDFFISTLINLSVNLVYTVAVLVIAVIALKYIDSKLLKSIALEEEIKKGNVAAAIFASTILIFIAIIVASSMT, from the coding sequence GTGCCCGAAAGCGACTTTTTCATCTCTACCCTGATCAACCTCTCCGTCAACCTCGTCTATACGGTGGCCGTGCTCGTCATCGCCGTCATTGCCCTCAAATACATCGACAGCAAACTGCTCAAATCCATCGCCCTCGAGGAGGAGATCAAAAAAGGCAACGTGGCCGCCGCCATCTTCGCCTCGACCATTCTTATCTTCATCGCCATCATCGTCGCTTCCTCGATGACATGA
- a CDS encoding DUF2235 domain-containing protein gives MLRLGVFFDGTGNNLYNDDLIGDGSLSNVAKLYKVYRASGYTAYYSQGVGTGKYKQGQTLSPKAVDAIRQRKKAKNDYYDALHMAFGGDAKSFVKRKLKKVRSAVRQNGGDDVIIDVFGFSRGSAEARDFINRVNAAYKHDANVRVGFVGLFDTVATIGLANDVNIGFALNLSNGSAQKIVHLTAKDEHRHNFPLESLKRADGTTEPNTEEIALMGVHADIGGGYGELDDRQDVLVTDSEFYRVYPKHKKGQAEQQVVILQQEAEGKGYKLLYTLTQLPALSDWALDACFIEHAPVAYGLGNSALQLMYTKASEQIPALAGLELLGQTAAGHSLFEAPASPDKSYMHLSAVGDRYALSSSDWITNLKNPGGKRRVYFNDPQQAV, from the coding sequence ATGCTGCGGCTTGGCGTATTTTTTGACGGGACGGGTAACAATCTCTACAACGACGACCTCATCGGTGACGGGTCGCTGAGCAACGTCGCCAAACTCTACAAAGTCTACCGCGCCAGCGGCTACACCGCCTACTATTCCCAGGGGGTCGGCACGGGAAAATATAAACAGGGGCAAACCCTCTCTCCCAAGGCCGTCGACGCGATACGGCAGCGGAAAAAGGCCAAAAACGACTATTACGACGCGCTCCATATGGCCTTCGGGGGTGATGCCAAAAGCTTCGTCAAACGCAAACTCAAAAAAGTCCGTTCGGCTGTACGGCAAAACGGCGGTGACGACGTCATCATCGATGTCTTCGGTTTCAGCCGGGGTTCTGCGGAGGCGCGCGACTTCATCAACCGCGTCAATGCCGCCTACAAACACGATGCAAACGTCCGCGTCGGGTTTGTCGGCCTCTTCGATACGGTGGCGACAATAGGACTTGCCAACGATGTCAACATCGGCTTTGCCCTGAATCTCTCGAACGGCTCGGCCCAGAAAATCGTTCACCTGACCGCCAAAGACGAACACCGCCACAACTTCCCGCTGGAGTCCCTCAAGCGCGCGGACGGTACGACGGAGCCCAATACGGAAGAGATCGCCCTGATGGGGGTTCATGCCGATATCGGCGGCGGATACGGAGAGCTTGACGACCGCCAGGACGTCCTCGTCACGGATTCGGAGTTTTACCGGGTCTATCCGAAACACAAGAAAGGCCAGGCAGAGCAGCAGGTCGTCATCTTGCAGCAGGAGGCCGAGGGGAAAGGGTATAAACTGCTCTATACGCTCACCCAGCTCCCCGCCCTCTCCGACTGGGCCCTGGACGCCTGTTTCATCGAACACGCACCGGTTGCCTACGGTCTTGGCAACAGTGCCCTGCAGCTGATGTATACGAAGGCTTCTGAACAGATACCCGCCCTTGCAGGGCTGGAGCTCCTGGGGCAGACGGCAGCCGGTCACAGCCTCTTCGAAGCCCCGGCATCTCCGGACAAGAGCTACATGCACCTTTCCGCCGTCGGCGACCGCTATGCACTCTCATCGAGCGACTGGATCACCAACCTCAAAAACCCCGGCGGCAAAAGACGGGTCTATTTCAACGATCCGCAGCAGGCTGTCTAG
- a CDS encoding alkene reductase: MDLFSPLNVGSITLQNRIVMAPLTRCRSVEDHRANAMMADYYAQRASAGLIISEATMVSPMGIGYPATPGIYTPEQTESWKQVTQAVHAKGGKIYMQLWHVGRISHPSFLGGELPLAPSAVKPAGQTYTFEGMQEFVTPRPLETAEIPEIVAQFVAGAKNAIAAGCDGVEIHGANGYLIDQFLRDGTNKRNDAYGGSVENRSRFLLEIVEGVSAAIGADRTGLRLSPSGTFNDMSDSDPQALFTYVLNRLSDYQLAYVHIVDALEGDIRHGANVVELAALRDAYEGVLITCGGYDKARGNAAIADGLADAVAYGMLYIANPDLPERFKADAPLNEPDPDTFYTQDEKGYLDYPTLG; this comes from the coding sequence ATGGATCTCTTTTCACCGCTGAACGTCGGGAGCATCACCCTTCAAAACCGCATTGTTATGGCGCCGCTGACCCGCTGCCGCAGTGTAGAAGATCACCGGGCCAACGCCATGATGGCCGACTACTATGCCCAGCGGGCTTCCGCCGGGCTGATCATCAGCGAAGCGACCATGGTCTCCCCGATGGGAATAGGCTACCCCGCGACACCGGGCATCTATACCCCTGAACAGACGGAGTCATGGAAACAGGTGACGCAGGCCGTGCATGCAAAAGGCGGGAAGATCTATATGCAGCTGTGGCATGTGGGCCGGATCTCCCACCCGTCTTTTCTGGGCGGTGAGCTTCCCCTCGCCCCTTCGGCGGTCAAACCGGCGGGACAGACCTACACCTTTGAAGGGATGCAGGAGTTCGTCACCCCGCGCCCCCTGGAGACGGCGGAGATCCCGGAGATCGTCGCCCAGTTTGTCGCCGGGGCGAAAAACGCCATTGCCGCCGGGTGCGACGGCGTGGAGATCCACGGTGCCAACGGCTACCTTATCGACCAGTTCCTGCGCGACGGCACCAACAAGCGCAATGATGCTTACGGCGGTTCCGTCGAAAACCGCAGCCGCTTCCTGCTCGAAATCGTTGAAGGCGTCAGCGCCGCCATCGGCGCCGACCGTACGGGCCTGAGGCTCTCCCCCAGCGGGACCTTCAACGACATGAGCGATTCCGATCCCCAGGCACTTTTTACCTATGTGCTCAACCGCCTGAGTGATTATCAGCTGGCATACGTACATATTGTCGATGCCCTTGAAGGCGATATCCGCCACGGGGCGAACGTCGTCGAACTTGCCGCCCTGCGCGACGCCTACGAAGGAGTGCTTATCACCTGCGGCGGCTATGACAAAGCGCGGGGGAACGCTGCGATCGCCGACGGACTCGCCGACGCCGTCGCTTACGGGATGCTCTACATCGCCAACCCCGACCTTCCGGAACGCTTCAAGGCCGATGCACCGCTGAACGAACCGGACCCCGACACCTTCTACACCCAGGATGAAAAGGGCTACCTGGATTACCCGACGCTCGGATAA
- a CDS encoding amidohydrolase family protein — MIIKANVLYDGRTRREACYVHIEGERIKAVTDTAERYDYEGIVTPAFVDPHSHIGMFREGEPSSEAEGNDISDQIQPLNEPLQSIYMDDPAFSHAIDFGVLYSCIVPGSGNVVGGKTTVIRHFAGNVDGALVKHLGYKMALGYNPTSTRHWKGTRPNTRMGVNALLEERFDTLLSREKKARTARDIALLELDESVDEELLALKREQIEADYHAAFTGTEHALLDLLQGDKLVKIHVHKEDDALYLIELVKKYGLRASAEHCMDIHHRHIFEALDAAGIPVVFGPLGSVGYKTELKHASYKNVSELVEARMPMAVMSDHPVIHAHTLRDASQYFMIAGLDATEAINLLTRENARAIEMDAELGTVEPGKWASLLLWDKEPMMLGAIPRVVIGEGQVLRQ, encoded by the coding sequence GTGATCATCAAAGCCAACGTGCTCTACGACGGCCGCACGCGCCGGGAAGCCTGCTATGTCCATATCGAGGGCGAACGCATCAAAGCCGTGACCGATACGGCCGAACGGTACGATTATGAGGGGATCGTCACCCCCGCCTTTGTCGATCCGCACTCGCACATCGGGATGTTCCGTGAGGGCGAGCCCTCCTCCGAGGCCGAAGGCAACGACATCAGCGACCAGATCCAGCCGCTGAACGAACCGCTTCAGAGCATCTACATGGACGACCCCGCCTTTTCGCATGCCATCGATTTCGGCGTACTTTACAGCTGTATCGTTCCCGGCAGCGGCAACGTCGTCGGCGGGAAAACCACGGTGATCCGCCACTTCGCAGGTAACGTCGACGGCGCGCTCGTCAAGCATCTGGGCTATAAAATGGCGCTGGGCTACAACCCGACCTCGACGCGCCACTGGAAAGGGACACGTCCCAATACGCGTATGGGGGTCAACGCCCTGCTCGAAGAGCGCTTTGACACCCTGCTTTCCCGGGAGAAAAAGGCCCGTACCGCCAGAGACATCGCCCTGCTCGAGCTGGATGAAAGCGTCGACGAGGAACTCCTGGCCCTCAAACGCGAACAGATCGAGGCGGACTATCATGCCGCTTTTACGGGAACGGAACACGCGCTGCTGGATCTGCTGCAGGGCGACAAACTCGTCAAGATCCACGTCCACAAAGAGGACGATGCGCTCTACCTCATCGAGCTGGTCAAAAAGTACGGGCTGCGCGCCAGCGCGGAGCACTGCATGGACATCCACCACCGCCATATTTTCGAAGCCCTCGATGCCGCCGGTATTCCCGTCGTCTTCGGACCGCTGGGAAGCGTCGGCTATAAAACCGAGCTCAAACACGCTTCATATAAAAACGTCTCCGAACTGGTGGAAGCCAGGATGCCGATGGCGGTGATGAGCGACCACCCCGTCATCCACGCACACACCCTCCGCGATGCGTCGCAGTACTTCATGATCGCCGGGCTCGATGCGACGGAGGCGATCAACCTGCTCACCCGCGAAAATGCCCGTGCCATCGAGATGGACGCGGAGCTGGGCACCGTCGAGCCGGGTAAATGGGCCTCGCTGTTGCTGTGGGACAAAGAACCGATGATGCTTGGCGCCATCCCCCGTGTCGTCATCGGCGAAGGCCAGGTGCTTCGGCAATAG
- a CDS encoding DUF3617 family protein: MRSVLTALICSGFLFSACSSEPAGPDFKEGKWSITSKTEMQGMPMQIPATTFEQCLSAQDRVPMQKNDNDGCKVMEQKVDGDTVSWRYECQHSKGDGSITYTGESFQGKMNMHTDTGMGAMTMTTTMTGKYLGPCE, translated from the coding sequence ATGCGATCGGTACTTACCGCCTTAATCTGTTCCGGATTCCTCTTCAGCGCCTGTTCCTCGGAACCGGCAGGACCGGACTTCAAAGAGGGAAAATGGTCCATCACCAGTAAAACGGAGATGCAGGGGATGCCGATGCAGATCCCGGCCACGACTTTCGAGCAGTGCCTGAGCGCGCAGGACCGCGTGCCGATGCAAAAAAACGACAATGACGGCTGTAAAGTGATGGAGCAGAAGGTTGACGGCGACACCGTTTCCTGGCGCTACGAATGCCAACACTCCAAAGGGGACGGTTCCATCACCTATACGGGAGAGAGCTTCCAGGGGAAAATGAACATGCACACCGACACGGGTATGGGTGCCATGACCATGACGACGACGATGACGGGCAAATACCTCGGCCCCTGCGAATAA
- a CDS encoding monooxygenase, with protein sequence MNFLLQVDFPYEGPFGAEMSEAMRPLAEDIAQEEGLVWKIWTESESEKIAGGIYLFDNEADARRYLEKHEARLTSFGIQNIRSVIFRTNDVLSKIDRAPL encoded by the coding sequence ATGAATTTTCTTCTTCAAGTCGATTTTCCCTATGAGGGACCGTTCGGAGCGGAGATGAGCGAAGCGATGCGCCCTCTTGCGGAAGACATCGCGCAGGAGGAAGGACTGGTCTGGAAGATCTGGACCGAATCCGAAAGCGAAAAAATCGCAGGGGGAATCTACCTCTTCGACAACGAAGCGGATGCCCGCCGCTATCTTGAAAAACACGAGGCACGCCTGACCTCGTTCGGCATTCAGAACATCCGCTCCGTCATCTTCCGGACCAATGATGTTCTGAGCAAAATAGACCGCGCGCCGCTTTAA
- a CDS encoding MarR family transcriptional regulator, with amino-acid sequence MSFCFSALQSSTIFNRIILRAVQVEGFTELTPALLGIFAHLSEKDGMSVSALAGALGSTRQAAHKHVGKLAASGYIELQTRRDNRKEKAVVLTPRGEALVKVALKVIADTEAEMARFLGRDRFEQYMKHQEALLHFLEGLEQAEGHRAPVAKKASCRL; translated from the coding sequence ATGTCTTTCTGTTTCAGCGCGCTTCAATCCAGTACCATCTTTAACCGGATCATCCTCAGGGCCGTTCAAGTCGAAGGGTTCACGGAGCTGACCCCCGCACTGCTGGGCATTTTTGCCCATCTGTCGGAAAAAGACGGGATGAGCGTCAGTGCCCTGGCGGGTGCACTGGGGAGCACGCGCCAGGCGGCGCATAAGCATGTCGGGAAACTGGCGGCATCGGGTTACATCGAACTGCAGACGCGTCGGGATAACCGGAAAGAGAAGGCCGTCGTGCTGACGCCGCGGGGTGAAGCACTGGTGAAAGTGGCTTTGAAAGTAATCGCCGATACCGAGGCGGAAATGGCCCGGTTCCTGGGACGCGATAGGTTCGAGCAGTACATGAAGCACCAGGAGGCGCTCTTGCATTTTCTGGAGGGGTTGGAACAGGCGGAAGGGCACCGGGCCCCGGTTGCTAAGAAGGCATCCTGCCGCCTTTAG
- a CDS encoding TraR/DksA C4-type zinc finger protein: MKKVEREALETQLLAMKAELESNIARLMEENDAITTTDDSVDMEDGVMLQNESRHETALLKQQRHELDEVNHALSKIKEGTYGICEASGKKIPLERLKALPHARYVIKEQREAEA, translated from the coding sequence ATGAAAAAGGTGGAGAGAGAAGCACTTGAAACGCAACTGCTGGCGATGAAAGCGGAGCTGGAATCGAACATTGCACGTTTGATGGAAGAGAATGACGCCATCACGACGACGGATGACTCTGTTGATATGGAAGACGGGGTGATGCTGCAGAACGAGAGCCGGCACGAAACGGCCCTGCTGAAACAGCAGCGGCATGAGCTCGACGAGGTTAACCACGCCCTTTCCAAAATCAAAGAAGGGACCTACGGTATCTGTGAAGCGAGCGGGAAGAAGATCCCCCTTGAACGGCTCAAAGCGCTGCCCCATGCACGTTATGTCATCAAAGAACAGCGCGAGGCCGAAGCGTAA
- a CDS encoding hemolysin III family protein: protein MRTDINAFSIAEEIWHAVTHGLGLLLSSAALGILTLLAAQSGSGIRLAGALVFGIALVIMYGISTLYHAVTVPAFKRILQQLDHSAIYLLIAGTYTPVALIGVQGAFGWVIFGVEWAAAVFGIALKVAFYGRYEKLSLVMYALMGWLIVIAAGPMFAHVDSLTLSLLLAGGLTYTLGILFYVWDSLHLNHAIWHLFVLGGSIFHFFVVLSLIQG, encoded by the coding sequence ATTCGTACCGATATCAACGCTTTTTCCATTGCCGAAGAGATCTGGCATGCCGTCACCCACGGGCTCGGGCTGCTGCTCAGTTCCGCGGCACTGGGCATCCTGACCCTTCTGGCTGCGCAAAGCGGCAGCGGCATCCGTCTGGCCGGGGCACTGGTCTTCGGTATCGCACTGGTCATTATGTACGGCATCTCGACGCTCTACCATGCCGTCACCGTCCCCGCGTTCAAACGCATCCTGCAGCAGCTGGACCACTCGGCCATCTATCTTCTCATCGCCGGTACCTATACCCCCGTCGCCCTCATCGGCGTCCAGGGAGCATTCGGCTGGGTCATCTTCGGTGTCGAATGGGCCGCCGCCGTATTCGGCATCGCGCTTAAAGTGGCATTTTACGGTCGGTATGAGAAGCTTTCACTCGTCATGTATGCCCTCATGGGTTGGCTCATCGTCATTGCCGCTGGGCCCATGTTCGCCCACGTCGATTCGCTCACGCTCTCCCTGCTGCTTGCCGGCGGACTTACCTATACACTGGGCATCCTCTTTTATGTCTGGGACTCCCTGCATCTCAATCATGCCATCTGGCACCTCTTCGTCCTCGGGGGCAGTATCTTCCACTTTTTCGTTGTGCTCTCGCTCATACAGGGCTGA
- a CDS encoding CDGSH iron-sulfur domain-containing protein, translated as MTETEQSITIVKNGPYIVRGSVPLSVQSIGVNDEGEAVKWVESRQYPLQGVYSLCRCGRSKKHPFCDGSHAQSGFDGTETAERQPIVELSKTYDGPDIYMTDAKCFCALARFCDPHGGVWNQVKMSDDPEIREVFLQEVWDCPAGRLVAWDKQTGRPIEPHFKPSIVLIEDPKMKCSGPIWVRGGIPVIGADGFVYEIRNRVTLCRCGASSNKPFCDAKHLTIRFKAT; from the coding sequence ATGACGGAAACAGAACAGAGTATCACCATCGTAAAAAACGGACCCTACATCGTACGGGGCAGTGTGCCGCTTTCCGTGCAGAGCATCGGCGTCAACGATGAGGGCGAAGCCGTCAAATGGGTCGAAAGCAGGCAGTACCCGCTCCAGGGCGTGTACAGCCTTTGCCGCTGCGGCCGGTCCAAAAAGCACCCGTTCTGCGACGGCAGCCATGCACAGAGCGGTTTCGACGGCACCGAAACGGCCGAACGTCAGCCTATTGTCGAACTTTCAAAGACCTATGACGGCCCGGACATCTACATGACCGACGCCAAATGTTTCTGCGCCCTCGCCCGTTTCTGCGACCCGCACGGCGGGGTATGGAACCAGGTAAAGATGTCGGACGATCCGGAAATCAGGGAGGTATTCCTGCAGGAGGTGTGGGACTGCCCGGCCGGGCGGCTCGTGGCGTGGGATAAACAGACGGGCCGCCCCATCGAGCCGCATTTCAAACCCTCCATTGTCCTCATAGAAGATCCGAAAATGAAGTGCAGCGGCCCTATCTGGGTGCGCGGCGGCATCCCCGTGATCGGTGCCGACGGCTTCGTCTACGAGATCAGGAACCGTGTCACGCTCTGCCGCTGCGGTGCATCGTCCAACAAACCGTTCTGCGATGCAAAGCATCTGACGATCCGCTTCAAGGCGACCTGA
- a CDS encoding DUF5671 domain-containing protein, which translates to MIPVIKENKDMAAVSEELINFIREALQKGLARTEIEKVLLEAGWMQEEVAHGLGKFADVDFPIPVPRPKPYLSAMEAFLYLLLFAALYMSAYNLGSLLFNIIALVLPDPALTGGMDMEEWIERSIRWDISMLLIAFPLYLYMSYLISRSYRRDPLGRGSKIRKWLTYVTLFIVSGFIVGDLAVLVFNLLGGEMTLRFFLKFLVVAVIAGTIFGYYLWDLRKEEKEK; encoded by the coding sequence TTGATCCCCGTCATCAAGGAGAACAAAGATATGGCCGCTGTCTCTGAAGAACTGATCAACTTCATCCGGGAGGCCCTGCAAAAGGGGCTGGCGCGTACGGAGATCGAAAAGGTCCTACTGGAAGCCGGGTGGATGCAGGAGGAGGTGGCGCACGGTCTTGGTAAATTCGCCGACGTCGATTTCCCGATCCCGGTGCCGAGGCCCAAGCCCTACCTTTCGGCGATGGAAGCCTTTCTCTACCTGCTGCTCTTTGCCGCACTCTATATGAGCGCCTACAACCTGGGGAGCCTGCTGTTCAACATCATTGCATTGGTGCTGCCTGATCCCGCACTGACGGGCGGAATGGACATGGAGGAGTGGATAGAACGCAGCATCCGCTGGGATATCTCCATGCTGCTGATCGCTTTCCCGCTCTACCTCTACATGAGCTACCTGATTAGCCGCTCCTATCGCCGCGACCCGCTTGGGCGGGGTTCAAAGATACGGAAGTGGCTCACCTATGTGACGCTGTTTATCGTATCGGGCTTTATCGTCGGTGACCTGGCTGTCTTGGTGTTTAACCTGCTGGGCGGTGAGATGACGCTTCGCTTCTTCCTGAAATTTCTCGTTGTCGCCGTGATTGCAGGGACGATCTTCGGCTATTACCTGTGGGACCTCCGCAAAGAGGAGAAAGAAAAATGA
- the htpG gene encoding molecular chaperone HtpG, with translation MAKHQFQTEINQLLQLMIHSLYSNKEIFLRELVSNASDALDKLNMLHLTDDAYKGIAFTPRVDLAIDKEAKTLTISDTGIGMNDEDLVAHLGTIAKSGTKAFLENLSGDAKKDSQLIGQFGVGFYAAFMVADKIEVVTKKAGEEQAYKWISAGDGEFDIEPAEKEGNGTSITLFLKDEDEEFLETYRIESIIKKYSNHIPFPIFMDKENFIPAERDDEGNETKPSSTEIKNEQINKASALWTLSKSDISDDEYKEFYSSLSHDSGEPITWLHHKAEGAIEYTTLFYIPAKAPMDLYRVDYQPGVKLYINRVFITDDDKELMPTYLRFLRGVIDSKDLPLNVSREILQSNPVMNKIQNASVKKVLSELAKLKKKDAEKYDAFYTEFGNVIKEGLYSDFGNREKILELLKFNTLNSEAKTDIESYVTKVDETKKEIYYITGKMSLQMLKNSPQLERFKAKGIDVLILNEEIDTIVFPMVTEYKEYKFVNVSDAQFEESEAEKKADEETAKAFEGLVGAMKEALGDKVSKVEVTTDLTDSPVCLKIDKEDPNYQMAQMMKQFGGGMGMEVPEIKPILQINPKHELLEKLNGTSDVNLIGDAAFVLLDQAKLFEGAELDDTAGFIARMNRIMSKAL, from the coding sequence ATGGCAAAACATCAGTTCCAGACCGAAATCAACCAGCTGCTTCAGCTGATGATCCACTCGCTCTATTCCAACAAAGAGATTTTTCTGCGCGAGCTCGTCTCCAACGCTTCCGACGCCCTCGACAAGCTCAACATGCTGCACCTGACCGACGATGCCTACAAAGGGATCGCCTTTACGCCGCGGGTCGACCTCGCGATTGACAAAGAGGCCAAGACCCTGACCATCAGCGACACGGGGATCGGGATGAACGACGAGGACCTCGTCGCCCACCTCGGTACCATCGCCAAATCCGGCACCAAAGCCTTCCTGGAGAACCTCTCCGGCGACGCAAAAAAAGACAGCCAGCTTATCGGCCAGTTCGGGGTCGGCTTCTACGCGGCCTTCATGGTCGCGGACAAGATCGAAGTCGTGACCAAGAAAGCGGGCGAGGAGCAGGCGTACAAATGGATCTCCGCGGGCGACGGCGAGTTCGACATCGAACCGGCGGAAAAAGAGGGCAACGGTACCAGCATCACCCTCTTCCTCAAGGACGAGGACGAAGAGTTCCTCGAGACCTACCGTATCGAAAGCATCATCAAGAAGTACTCCAACCACATCCCTTTCCCTATTTTCATGGACAAGGAGAACTTCATCCCGGCCGAGCGCGACGACGAGGGCAACGAAACGAAACCGTCCAGCACAGAGATCAAGAACGAGCAAATAAACAAGGCCTCCGCGCTCTGGACGCTCTCCAAATCCGACATCAGCGACGACGAGTACAAAGAGTTCTACAGCTCCCTGTCACATGACTCCGGCGAACCGATCACCTGGCTGCACCACAAGGCCGAAGGGGCCATCGAGTATACGACTCTTTTCTACATCCCGGCCAAGGCGCCGATGGACCTCTACCGCGTCGACTACCAGCCGGGCGTGAAGCTCTACATCAACCGCGTCTTCATCACCGACGACGACAAAGAGCTGATGCCGACCTACCTGCGCTTCCTGCGCGGGGTCATCGACTCCAAGGACCTCCCGCTCAACGTCAGCCGCGAGATCCTTCAGTCCAACCCGGTCATGAACAAGATCCAGAACGCCTCGGTCAAGAAGGTACTCAGCGAGCTCGCCAAACTCAAGAAGAAAGACGCCGAGAAATATGACGCCTTCTACACGGAGTTCGGCAACGTCATCAAAGAGGGACTCTACAGCGACTTCGGCAACCGCGAGAAGATCCTGGAGCTGCTGAAGTTCAACACCCTCAACAGCGAAGCGAAGACGGACATCGAGTCGTATGTCACCAAAGTAGACGAGACGAAAAAAGAGATCTACTACATCACCGGCAAAATGAGCCTGCAGATGCTCAAAAACTCGCCGCAGCTCGAGCGCTTCAAGGCCAAGGGCATCGACGTGCTGATCCTCAACGAGGAGATCGACACCATCGTCTTCCCGATGGTCACGGAGTACAAAGAGTACAAGTTCGTCAACGTCTCCGATGCCCAGTTCGAGGAGAGCGAAGCGGAGAAAAAAGCGGATGAGGAAACTGCAAAAGCCTTTGAAGGCCTCGTCGGCGCCATGAAAGAGGCCCTGGGCGACAAGGTCTCCAAGGTCGAGGTCACCACGGATCTCACGGACTCGCCGGTCTGCCTCAAGATCGACAAAGAGGACCCGAACTACCAGATGGCCCAGATGATGAAACAGTTCGGCGGCGGCATGGGCATGGAAGTGCCGGAGATCAAGCCGATCCTGCAAATCAACCCAAAACACGAGCTGCTCGAGAAGCTCAACGGCACCTCAGACGTCAACCTCATTGGCGATGCCGCCTTCGTCCTGCTGGATCAGGCGAAGCTCTTCGAGGGTGCCGAACTCGACGACACCGCCGGTTTCATCGCCCGGATGAACCGCATTATGAGCAAGGCGCTGTAA